A genomic region of Dunckerocampus dactyliophorus isolate RoL2022-P2 chromosome 8, RoL_Ddac_1.1, whole genome shotgun sequence contains the following coding sequences:
- the LOC129185982 gene encoding tropomyosin-like: MATDGMRNHDLLGSFSPLKSMHMKLMNFHYSAIAEKDHYHNEFHISTLKNIKLRNLLSLQKAEFRKNSEIMAEQAEEIAQLKESLQGQQAELQQSKVKVKKQQAQMFSLEQSVQEQLTELQQSEKKVQMQKSQICSLERAIQEQQEVLQQSEQKAQMQEAQIASLQQNLQDQLAQLEHSEQKVEVLEEKFQSYIESAEQDKRNQKVKEEMLMDTLRACQGRLNALDDQINKKKDHFWSGIWKGKKTSEKQEKDERRKWESEKAEKKEFNTKLKSEEEMTWDERLEKNRKETPKQARQQRKVAFNI; the protein is encoded by the coding sequence ATGGCCACTGATGGAATGCGGAATCATGACTTGCTCGGCAGTTTTTCTCCGCTAAAATCAATGCACATGAAGCTCATGAACTTTCACTATTCAGCCATTGCTGAGAAGGATCATTACCACAATGAGTTTCACATTTCCACACTCAAGAACATCAAGCTAAGGAACCTGCTGAGCCTGCAAAAGGCTGAATTCAGAAAGAACAGTGAAATCATGGCGGAGCAAGCCGAGGAAATCGCTCAACTGAAAGAAAGCCTTCAAGGCCAGCAGGCAGAACTTCAGCAGAGCAAGGTGAAAGTCAAGAAGCAGCAAGCTCAAATGTTTTCACTGGAACAAAGTGTTCAGGAGCAGCTCACTGAGCTCCAGCAGAGTGAGAAGAAAGTGCAAATGCAGAAATCTCAAATCTGTTCACTGGAACGTGCTATTCAGGAGCAGCAAGAGGTGCTCCAGCAAAGCGAACAGAAGGCCCAAATGCAAGAGGCTCAAATCGCTTCCCTGCAACAGAATCTCCAGGACCAGTTAGCGCAGCTGGAGCACAGCGAGCAGAAGGTGGAGGTACTGGAAGAGAAGTTTCAGAGTTACATCGAGTCCGCCGAGCAGGACAAACGCAACCAGAAGGTTAAAGAGGAGATGCTGATGGACACCCTGCGAGCGTGTCAAGGCAGGCTGAACGCACTGGATGACCAGATAAACAAGAAGAAGGACCACTTCTGGTCGGGCAtttggaaaggaaaaaaaacgtctgagaaacaagaaaaagatgagaggaggaagtgggagagtgAGAAGGCTGAAAAGAAGGAATTTAATACGAAGCTGAAGAGTGAGGAAGAGATGACATGGGACGAAAGGTTGGAGAAGAACAGGAAAGAGACTCCAAAACAAGCACGACAGCAACGTAAAGTGGCTTTTAACATTTGA